The DNA region TGCGAGTTCTTCAGCAAGGCCAGTCAGGGAAAAGCCTGGCTTTACAGCCTCGCCCCCGGATGATTCACGGGATGCCCCATCCTCGTGCGACTGCTTATCATTCAGAAGAGCTCGCAGAGCCGGCAAACCCACTGTATTGAAAGGTTTCAACGGTACGATGTGCAGGGGCAGATCCTTGATTTCAGGCGGCAGATTCTGAAGGGCGGTCCTCGATTGATCGGCCAATCCACGAGCCAAGGAATCATCACTGCTGCTGGCAATGAAAACTCCGTTCATCATAAGAATCTGATGGGATAGGCCCAGATCCTGAAGCTCGTGACTCGACCGTGCGGCTTCAGTCAGAGTGCTTTTTTTCGGGTCGCGCGACCAGGACGATCGTCGTCAAGGTCGGATCCCGCAAAGCCTCCATCGCGGCCGCGAAGCGGGCTTCCTGACTTTTCAGGGCTGTATGTGGTCCGAGGCAACTGGCGCCGCGCTCATTCATTTCGAAAAAACCTGTCCAGGCCTGCGGCAGACTCAAAAGGCGCAGGGTATGCCCGGTGGGGGCTGTATCGAAGAGAATGATATCGAACTCACGAGTCATCGCCGTATCACTGATCAGGGATGTGAACTCATCGAAGGCAGCGATCTCGACTGTGCAGGCACCGGACAATTGTTCGCGGAGGCCGGCGATTTCCAGGTCCGTGGCCTTGCCAAGCATCGGGGTGATGACCCGGGACCGATACTCTTCAGCGGCGAGATCGGGGTTGATGTTCAACGCCATAAGCCTCGGCACCTGCGGCACTTCCCGCGGGTGATTGGTGAGTTTCACTCCGAAGGTTTCATCCAGGTTGGATGCAGGATCGGTACTGACGAGCAACACGCGTTGTCCCTGCTCAGCCAAAGCCAAGGCGCTGGCCGAAGCGATGGAAGTTTTCCCCACCCCGCCCTTGCCCGTAAAAAAGATGAATTTGGTCATGAATACGGATGCGATTGTAGCGCGCGAGAATATTTCGTGGGAGCTGCTTGAGGCTGTCATGGAAGTCCCCATCAATGATTTGATGAATAATCCAGGCTCACGGTAGCAAAAGCATCAAGAAGTTGTGAAGGGATGAACGATAGGATAGCGGACTTTGCTTAGGTCGCGGTTTGATGTTCGTATGAATTGGAAAGTGGCAGAAGGAAAATGGCGTCCCCAAGGGGATTCGAACCCCTGTTACCGCCGTGAAAGGGCGGTGTCCTGGGCCAGCTAGACGATGGGGACAGGACTTGCAGATCTTTGGGAGTGTCAAGTGAGCCCTGCTGGATTCGAACCAGCGACCCGCACATTAAAAGTGTGCTGCTCTACCAACTGAGCTAAGAGCCCTTTTCACTTTTCCGCTCCCGCGGAGAGCCCCTTGTTTACGTAATTTAAGTTTTTGGGTCAACAGCTTTTTCTCATGATGTCCTGGAGATATTCCCCAGCACCTGTTTCGGAAAAATATTACCCATAATATCCATGACTTA from Oligoflexus sp. includes:
- a CDS encoding TRC40/GET3/ArsA family transport-energizing ATPase — encoded protein: MTASSSSHEIFSRATIASVFMTKFIFFTGKGGVGKTSIASASALALAEQGQRVLLVSTDPASNLDETFGVKLTNHPREVPQVPRLMALNINPDLAAEEYRSRVITPMLGKATDLEIAGLREQLSGACTVEIAAFDEFTSLISDTAMTREFDIILFDTAPTGHTLRLLSLPQAWTGFFEMNERGASCLGPHTALKSQEARFAAAMEALRDPTLTTIVLVARPEKKHSD